The Symbiobacterium terraclitae genome includes the window GAATCGACTCGGAGTGCTTGACGAAACGCCGGATGCGTGACCCGCATGTCCGGTGTTGTGAGAGGCCGTAGGGCGACCCTACGGTCTACTCGATCTTCTCCGTGCGGCCTTGCCCCGCACCACCTGATCGATCTGCGTTGGTGCCCAGGCGGAAGTGGCGTATCACCACGTCGCTCCATCCGCGCAGGATGGACTGCAGGATCTGCAGGTGGAGCGTTCCGATCCATGGCACAGCCTCCCTCATCCATGCCTGGACGTACGGTCTTTCCCACTGAACCGGACCATGCATGGCGCGCGGGTGGCCGTCCCCTTTGACACTGGGTACGGGGTAGGGTAATCTGGAAACAGGAGGCTGATGGCGCATGAACATCAAGGAGAAAAACCCCGCGCTGTACGAGGACCTGATGCGCCGCCTCAAGCGCATTGAGGGCCAGGCCCGGGGCGTGCAGCGGATGCTGGAAGAGGGGCAGGACTGCGAGCAGATTCTGATCCAGCTGGGCGCGATGAAGTCAGCCATCAACCGTGTCGGCATGAAGGCTGCCGCCTGCAATATGGGGCACCAGGTGACCGAGGCCCTGAAGCGGGGCGAGGACCCCACCGAGGCCGTCGATCAGGTGATCGAGCAGTTCATCAAGCTGGGGTGACGCGCAGCGGACCGGGCACGGGCGCCCGGTCCCTGGCGCGGGTTTTCCGGAAAGCGCTCGGCGGAGGGGCTGTCCCCTCCGCCATCCGTGGAGCGACGATCAGGCCGACTGCACCTGCTGCAGGGCGCTGTCCAGGATCCGGTATGTCTCGGGCTTCGACTCGAAGCCCAGGATCTGGTCGACCTTCTCGCCCC containing:
- a CDS encoding metal-sensitive transcriptional regulator, which encodes MNIKEKNPALYEDLMRRLKRIEGQARGVQRMLEEGQDCEQILIQLGAMKSAINRVGMKAAACNMGHQVTEALKRGEDPTEAVDQVIEQFIKLG